A segment of the Geitlerinema sp. PCC 9228 genome:
CATTTCTGAAAAACAACGATTGTCTGGAATTTCTCAATTGCCTTGGTAGGGGCGCTTCGCGAAGCGCCCCTACTCACGCGTTGCGCCCCTACAAAAATGCCTCTATTATCTCTTGCATATTATTAAGTGGTATTAGATGGTCCCTATCCGTTGCAAATTGGTTTTGAAAGTACCATCCTACGACAAAAAATAAAGTGCGCCAAGCCAGTTGCTCGCGCACTTGAAAATTCCCAACAGCAAATGGGAACTACTTCTCCACATCCAATCCCAACTGTTGCCATTTCATCATGCCGCCAGAGACATTCCAGACCTTCTGAAATCCAGAATTGACCAATTGCCGGGCAGCAATGGGACTGCGGTGGGAAGTGAGGCACATGACAGCAATAGGTTGGTCCTTGGGAAGGTCGCGGAACCATTTGGGAAGCATCCACCGAAACAGAGGCATCATCCCCAACATGAGGCGTGGCAAACTTAAATTCACCGCCCCCGGTACGTGTCCGCCTTTGTATTCCATACCGCTACGTACGTCCAAAACCAGGGGTTTCTTGTGCATGGTTGCCAGCTTTTTGGGAGAAATTTCGCGATAGGAAGCGTTCGCAGATGCGGTCGTCATAATGTCTATCAATCCTAAACTAGCTACAAGCTATATTGAAATTATCTTGTGTCCATGGCTCTCACTTCCTAACCCACGTAGAATATGGTCGCTATCGTTCCATTGCCCCTTGACCGGTGGTGGTCCATCGATTATTGCTCGGTTTCCAGCAACAACCGATGGCTATCGTTGGTCTCTGTAGTGTGGTTCCAGTAGGTACGGACAACCATCAAACGAGAATACTAGCGACAGTTTAGACCCACCAGGGTTTTTTGCCAGTACGAGGATCGGTTTCCGTCCAAGGAATCAACCAAATCGTCTCATCGTCATCCACCCGTACGTGGGAAATTTTCAGAGGACGATCTGCCGGTCCTCGAATCACGCGACCTTCGGCATCAAAGCGAGAGCCGTGGCAGGGACATTGGAACTGTTCGTCAACTTCGTTCCAGGGGAAGGTACAACCTAAGTGCGTGCAGTTGTTAACAATCGCCATGTCGCTGAGGGTACCGTCTTCTTTAACGGTGAGGTACGTAGGTTCCCCCGCAAGACCAGAAACCAACGCTCGCGTTCCCGGACCTTTTTCGGTAATTTGCGATGCGGGAACGGGGTTACCGAGTTTGTCTTTGGCAATAATCCTGCCATCTGCCCTGCCTTCAGATGGAGGATAGAAGTATTTGGCTGTGGGATAAAGGGCAGCTCCTGCGGTAGCAGCTACCGTGGCACCAGTTAAGAAATTGAGAAACTGGCGTCGAGAAACAGGAACCGATTGACTTGGTTGGTAAGAAAAATTTTCCGCCATAGATAGACCTCCTGGATAGCAATCGCACCTTACTGACAGCTTTGGCGAATTAGCTAGGTTGGTAAGCTAACCATCAGCATTTTGCAGAGCGATTGGAAATGGATGGTAAAGATGGAAAAGATGGAAGGAGTGGCGCTAGCTGGCTTTGGTTTTGTTAGTACTAATCCCCAGCAGACGATACAGACCGCAGAATCCAATGATGGCTGTTAGAGCCAAAATGCCACCAACAACATCCAAGCCGATTCCGAGGGCAGAATTTTCGTATACGCCAAATCCGAGGTAGAACAAACCTCCGGCTAGCAGTAGGCGCACAATGCGATCGCTGATTCCTACATTGGCAAACATACCTATCTCCCTCCTTTGCGAGTGTTACGCAACTGCAACAAACTTTTACCTTCTTTAACTATTATATAGCCATCCAACCATAAAGTGCAACAATGATTATCAATCTCAAAATTGACCGGTTGCTGCACCTATGCCAGGCTGTCAATGACCGAACGCACCATTTCCGCGGCTTCGGCAGCTACTTGCTTGGCGTCTGGATGGTCGATGGGTTGGAACATTGCTGTCGGGTTAACCGCAGAAACTTCAACGCGACCTGGTTCGAGTTCTTGAACCACTACGTTGCAGGGAAATAGCGCGCCCCCTTTGTCGTCAGCTTGCAAAATTTTGTAGGCAGTGGGTGCGTGGCAAGCGCCCAAAATCTTGTACCGACGAAAGTCAACGTCGAGTTTCTTTTTGAAAGCCTTGTCTACATCAATTTCGGTCATGACCCCCATGCCTTTTTCAGTGAGGGCGTCGGTGACTTTTTGCAGTGCCTCGTCAAAAGAAGTTGGCAAAACTTTGCTAAAGTAATAGCTCATGGGAAACTCCCCGAATACGAAATAATTGGTGAAACTTGGGTACTTGGAAAAAAGTTGGCAGAAATTTTATGGCAAGGATGTTTGAGGGTTGGCAGCAGCACCAAGAAATGTCGGCTTGCAACTGCCTTTATTTATTATATTATTAAATAGTTAAGTAGTCGTAAAGAGGGGAGCAAAAATTTTCCAAAGATTTTTAGAAGCTCTCCGGGGTCATTTAGAAGCTGAATTTCCCAAGCCACAAGGATTTCAGCACTAGGTCTAGCTGGCCGCACACGGATTGCTAACGATCTATGTTGGGGATGGTATTGGCAAACTGGCAAAACCTTATCGCTAGATACATCCACAGGGAAACTTATGGCTCAGTTAATTCTCATTCGTCACGGTCAGAGCACTTGGAACGCTGCCAATAAATTTACCGGTTGGGTAGACGTACCTTTAAACAAAGTAGGACGCGCCCAAGCCATGGAAGCAGCGAAAAAACTAGAATCCTACTATGTAGACGTCTGCTTTACCAGCTTGTTGGTGCGTGCCATTGAAACCGCCGTGATTTGCCTGACAGAATGCGATTCTCTCTGCCAAGGCAAAAGTCCGGTTATCAAACACGAAGGCGACGACCCCCACTGGCATGGTTGGGATAAATACGAAGGCAATCCCAAAGAAGAATTGCCCGTTTTTCCCAGCGTGGCGTTAGACGAACGCTACTACGGGGATTTGCAGGGGTTGAACAAAGCGGCTACCGCCGAAAAATACGGCAAAGATGTGGTTTACGAATGGCGGCGGTCGTTTTCCATCAAGCCGCCGGGTGGGGAAAGTTTGGAAGATACTACCAAGCGAACCCTCCCCTTTTTTCAAACCCGGATTATGAACCACATCAAGATGGGGGATAATGTTCTGGTTTCGGCCCACGGCAATTCCCTGCGGGCGATTATGATGGATCTGGACCAACTCACGCCAGAGGAAGTACCGGGGTTGGAACTGGCTACTGGCGTGCCGATAATTTACGATTTTGATGAGTCGGGGCAGGTTACTGGCAAGAAAATTTTGGAGTAATCGGTTTAGGAGGGGCGTTTCGCGAAACGCCCCTACAAGGAATTTGGGCGTTCCCAGAAATCGCTATTAATGGTATTAAAACAGAAAATAACGTTGCGTTAGGGGTAAGGTGCTGGCTGGTTCGCAGGTTAGTAAATTGCCGTTAGCGCGTACTTCGTAGGTTTCTGGGTCGATTTCTATGTGGGGCAGCGCATCGTTGAGTTTCATGTCTGGTTTGCCAATGGTGCGCGTTTGCGAGACGGCGGCGGTTGGTTTTTGCAGGCCAATTTGCTGGGAAAGATCGTTTTCTTTAGCATATTTTGAAATAAATGTCAAGCAGTTGGCTTCCTGGGCGCGGCCGAAACTGCCAAACATGGGACGCATGTGCATGGGTTGGGGGGTGGGAATGCTGGCGTTGGGGTCTCCCATTTGCGCGTAGGCGATCGCACCGCCTTTGAGAACAATGTCCGGTTTCACGCCAAAAAACGCCGGTTTCCACAGGCACAAGTCTGCCAGTTTCCCTTCTTCCACCGAACCCACAAAATCGGCTATACCGTGGGCGATCGCGGGATTGATGGTATATTTGGCGATATAGCGGCGCAGGCGTTGGTTGTCGTTGTCTCCAGTTTCTTGGGGGTTGGCACCGAACTGAACTTTCATTTTGTGGGCCGTTTGCCAGGTGCGGGAAATGACTTCTCCCACGCGACCCATGGCCTGGGCATCGGAAGCCATCATGCTAATCGCCCCCATATCGTGGAGAATATCTTCAGCAGCAATGGTTTCCCGCCGGATGCGCGATTCGGCAAAAGCCACGTCTTCGGGAATGTTGCGGTCCAGGTGGTGGCACACCATCAACATATCCAGGTGTTCTTCCATGGTATTGACGGTGTAAGGGCGGGTGGGATTGGTGGAAGAAGGCAGGACGTTGCCCAGGGAACAGACTTTCATGATATCCGGTGCGTGACCGCCGCCAGCGCCTTCGGTGTGGTAGGTGTGGATGGTGCGATCGCGAAAAGCATTGATGGTATTTTCTACAAAACCGGCTTCGTTGAGGGTGTCGGTGTGAATGGCTACCTGTACGTCGTATTGGTCGGCTACTGACAAACAAGTATCGATGGCGGCGGGGGTGCTGCCCCAATCTTCGTGCAGTTTTAATCCCAGGGCACCGGCTTCCACTTGTTCGGTTAGACCCTGGGGTTGGCTGCTGTTGCCTTTGCCGAGAAATCCCAAATTCACGGGAAACGCATCGGCAGCTTGTAGCATTCTGTGGA
Coding sequences within it:
- a CDS encoding rhodanese-like domain-containing protein, yielding MTTASANASYREISPKKLATMHKKPLVLDVRSGMEYKGGHVPGAVNLSLPRLMLGMMPLFRWMLPKWFRDLPKDQPIAVMCLTSHRSPIAARQLVNSGFQKVWNVSGGMMKWQQLGLDVEK
- the petC gene encoding cytochrome b6-f complex iron-sulfur subunit — encoded protein: MAENFSYQPSQSVPVSRRQFLNFLTGATVAATAGAALYPTAKYFYPPSEGRADGRIIAKDKLGNPVPASQITEKGPGTRALVSGLAGEPTYLTVKEDGTLSDMAIVNNCTHLGCTFPWNEVDEQFQCPCHGSRFDAEGRVIRGPADRPLKISHVRVDDDETIWLIPWTETDPRTGKKPWWV
- a CDS encoding DUF2892 domain-containing protein — translated: MFANVGISDRIVRLLLAGGLFYLGFGVYENSALGIGLDVVGGILALTAIIGFCGLYRLLGISTNKTKAS
- a CDS encoding DUF302 domain-containing protein, producing MSYYFSKVLPTSFDEALQKVTDALTEKGMGVMTEIDVDKAFKKKLDVDFRRYKILGACHAPTAYKILQADDKGGALFPCNVVVQELEPGRVEVSAVNPTAMFQPIDHPDAKQVAAEAAEMVRSVIDSLA
- a CDS encoding 2,3-bisphosphoglycerate-dependent phosphoglycerate mutase encodes the protein MAQLILIRHGQSTWNAANKFTGWVDVPLNKVGRAQAMEAAKKLESYYVDVCFTSLLVRAIETAVICLTECDSLCQGKSPVIKHEGDDPHWHGWDKYEGNPKEELPVFPSVALDERYYGDLQGLNKAATAEKYGKDVVYEWRRSFSIKPPGGESLEDTTKRTLPFFQTRIMNHIKMGDNVLVSAHGNSLRAIMMDLDQLTPEEVPGLELATGVPIIYDFDESGQVTGKKILE
- the ureC gene encoding urease subunit alpha — encoded protein: KADIGIKDGKIHKIGKAGNPYIQDHVDITIGPGTEAIAGEGLILTAGGIDAHIHFICPQQIEVAIASGITTMLGGGTGPATGTNATTCTPGPWHIHRMLQAADAFPVNLGFLGKGNSSQPQGLTEQVEAGALGLKLHEDWGSTPAAIDTCLSVADQYDVQVAIHTDTLNEAGFVENTINAFRDRTIHTYHTEGAGGGHAPDIMKVCSLGNVLPSSTNPTRPYTVNTMEEHLDMLMVCHHLDRNIPEDVAFAESRIRRETIAAEDILHDMGAISMMASDAQAMGRVGEVISRTWQTAHKMKVQFGANPQETGDNDNQRLRRYIAKYTINPAIAHGIADFVGSVEEGKLADLCLWKPAFFGVKPDIVLKGGAIAYAQMGDPNASIPTPQPMHMRPMFGSFGRAQEANCLTFISKYAKENDLSQQIGLQKPTAAVSQTRTIGKPDMKLNDALPHIEIDPETYEVRANGNLLTCEPASTLPLTQRYFLF